CGTCACCGGCGCCGGCGGCACCGCCGCGAAGCCGGCCGACCGCGAGGTGGAGTTCGAGGCGAAGGACTTCGAGTTCGAGGGGCTCACCGGCTTCACCGCGAAGTCCGGCGAGACGGTGAAGTTCGAGATGGAGAACGAGGGCCCGTCGCAGCACGAGTTCGAGGTGCTGAAGCCCGGGGGCGACGCGCTCGGCGAGATCGGCCCGACGGAGAAGGGCAAGGACGGCGAGGTCACGCTGACGTTCGCCGAGCCGGGCACGTACACCTACGTCTGCGGCATCGCCGACCACGAGTCCCGCGGCATGAAGGGCACGTTCACCGTCTCCTGACGGCTGCGTCCACGGACCGAGGCGCGTTCGGTTACCCGCTGGTAACATCGGCGGCATGACGCGCTCCCTCCGTGACGTCGTGTTCGTCGACGGCGTCCGCACCCCGTTCGGCATCGGCAAGCCCACCGGCCAGTACGCCAAGACGCGCGCGGACGACCTCGTCATCCGCTGCATCCGCGAGCTGCTGCGCCGCAACCCGCAGCTCCCGCCGGAGCGGGTGGACGAGGTCGCCATCGCGGCCACCACCCAGATCGGCGACCAGGGGCTGACCATCGGCCGTACCGCCGCGCTGCTGGCGGGGCTGCCGAGGACCGTGCCCGGGTACGCGATCGACCGCATGTGCGCGGGCGCGATGACCGCCGTGACCACGGTCGCGAGCGGCATCGCCGCTGGCATGCAGGACGTCGCGATCGCTGGCGGCGTCGAGCACATGGGCCGCCACCCGATGGGCGAGGCCGTCGACCCGAACCCTCGCATCATCAGCGAGAAGCTGGTCGACCCGAGCGCGCTCGTGATGGGCGCCACCGCCGAGAACCTGCACGACCGCGTGCCGGACATCACCCGCGAACGCTGCGACGCGTTCGCGGCGGCGTCCCAGGAGCGGGCGCGGGCGGCGTACGAGGCGGGCATCATCCAGCGCGACCTGGTGCCGGTCGCGACGTGGAGCGAGGGCGGCTGGGGCCTGGCCACGGCCGACGAGCCGATGCGCCCGGGCACGACCGTCGAGGATCTCGCCAAGCTGAAGACGCCGTTCCGCCCGCACGGCCGGGTCACCGCCGGCAACGCCGCCGGCATCAACGACGGCGCCACCGCCTGCCTCGTCACGGCCGCCGCGACCGCGGAGGAGCTCGGCCTGACGCCGAAGATGCGGATGGTCGGCTACGCGTTCGCCGGCGTCGAGCCGGAGGTGATGGGCGTCGGGCCGATCCCGTCGACGGAGAAGGCGCTGGCGCGCACCGGGCTGTCCATCGACGACATCGGCGCGTTCGAGCTGAACGAGGCGTTCGCGGTGCAGGTGCTCGCGTTCCTCGACCACTTCGGCATCAAGGACGACGACGACCGGGTCAACCCGTACGGCGGCGCGATCGCGTACGGCCACCCGCTCGCGTCCAGCGGCGTGCGGCTGATGACGCAGCTCGCCCGCCGCTTCGAGGCGGACCCGTCGATCCGCTACGGCGTGACGGCGATGTGCGTCGGCATCGGCATGGGCGGCACGGTCATCTGGGAGCGTGTGTGATGGCGTACGAGGAAGTCGTCACCGAGGCGAAGCTGCGATGGGTGGGCGACATCGCGCTCATCACGCTCGACAACGGCTTCGACCACACCAGGCCGAACACGTTCGGACCGCTCGGCCTCGCGTCGCTGGACCGAGCCCTGGACGAGGCGTTCGCGCGGGACGGCGTGACGGCGGTCTGCCTGACCGGCAAGCCGTTCGTCTTCGCGGTCGGCGCCGACCTCGGCGGCGTGCCGGAGATCGCCACCCGCGAGGAGGGGCTGCTCGTCGGGCGCGAGGGGCACCGGGTGTTCCGGCGGCTGCGCGACAGCGCGGTCCCGACGTTCGCGCTCGTCAACGGCGCCGCGCTCGGCGGCGGCCTCGAGGTCGCGCTGCACTGCCACTACCGGACCATCTCCTCCGGCGCGGCGGCGATCGCGCTGCCCGAGTGCTTCCTCGGCCTGATCCCCGGCTGGGGCGGCACGCAGCTCCTCCCCAAGCTGATCGGCCCCGACAAGGCGCTGACCGTGATGGTCGACAACGCCCTGGCGCAGAACAAGATGCTCAAGGGGCCGCAGGCGTTCTCGCTCGGCATCGCCGACGCGATGTTCGAGCCGGCCGACTTCCTGGAGCGTTCGCTGGAATGGGTCGCGTCCGTGCTGGCCGGCAAGACGACGGTCGAGCGTCCCGCGGTCGACACCGGCGAGGCGTGGACCGCCGCCGTCGAGCGCGTCCGCGCCGGCCTGGACGCGCGGCTGCACGGCGCCGCGCCCGCGCCGTACCGGGCGCTGCACCTGGTCGAGCTGGCGCGCACCGCCGACCTGGCCGAGGGGTTCGCGGCGGAGGACGAGGCGCTCGCCGACCTGATCTTCAGCGAGGAGCTGCGCAGCGGCCTCTACGCGTTCGACCTGACCCAGAAGCGCGCCAAGCGCCCGGTCGGCGCGCCGAAGGAGGGCGCGCGGCCGGTCACCAAGGTCGGCGTCGTCGGCGCCGGCCTGATGGCCAGCCAGCTCGGCCTGCTGTTCGTGCAGCGCCTCGAGGTGCCGGTCGTGCTGACCGACGTGGACCAGGCGCGCGTCGACAAGGGCGTCGGCTGGATCCACGAGCAGCTCGACGGCCTGCTGACCAAGGGCCGCATCAACGCCGACAAGGCCGCCCGGCTCAAGGGCCTGGTGACCGGCTCGCTGTCGAAGGACGCGTTCCGCGACGCCGACTTCGTCATCGAGGCGGTGTTCGAGGAGCTCAAGGTCAAGCAGCAGGTGTTCGCCGAGTGCGAGGAGGTCGTCCGCCCGGACTGCGTCCTCGCCACCAACACCTCCTCGCTGTCTGTCACGCAGATGGCGTCGCGGCTCCAGCACCCGGAACGCGTCGTCGGCTTCCACTTCTTCAACCCGGTGGCGGTGCTGCCGCTGCTGGAGATCGTCCGCGCCGAGCGCACCGACGACGCCACGCTCGCCACGGCGTTCGCCGTCGCGAAGACGTTGAAGAAGTCGGCGGTGCTGGTGAAGGACGCGCCGGCGTTCGTCGTCAACCGGCTGCTCACCCGCTTCATGGGCGAGGTCACCAAGGCGGTCGACGAGGGGACGCCGTTCGAGGTCGCCGACCACGCGCTGGACCGGCTCGGACTGCCGATGAGCCCGTTCCTGCTGCTCGCGCTCGTCGGGCCCGCCGTCGCGCTGCACGTCGCCGAGACGATGCACGAGGCGTTCCCGGAGCGGTACTACGTCTCCGCGAACCTCGGCCGCCTCGTCGCCGCCGGCAAGCCCGGCATCTACACGTGGGGGCCGGAGGGGCAGCAGGTCGACCCGGAGGTCGCGGCGATGTTCTCGCCGCCCGCCGACGCGACGCCGCTCACCGCCGACGAGGTCGCCGACCGCGCACTCGCCGCGATGGCCGAGGAGATCCGGCTGATGCTGGACGACGGCGTCGTCGCGGAGGCGCAGGACGTCGACCTCTGCCTGCTGCTCGGCGCGGGGTGGCCGTTCCACCTCGGCGGGATCACGCCATACCTGGACCGCACCGGCGTCTCGGAGCACGTCACCGGGCAGCGGTTCCTGCCGAAGGGCGTCGCCTCGCTCGCGTAGTTCGGCGTTCGGGGCGCGCGCGGCGCCCGCCGCACCTACCGTCAGTCCGGTGAGGCTGCCGCGGTCGCTGCGCGCGGTCGCGCTGGCCTGCGCGTGCGTCGCGTCCGCCGGTGCGGGCGCGGGCTCCGCGCTGCCCGACCCGATCCCGCTCGACTCCTCCGCCGTCGCCGTCGGCGCGCACGGCACCCGCTACCTCGTCGCGCCCGGCGCCGTCGCCGGCTGGGTCGGCGGCACCCGCGCCACCGACGCCGCCGAGGCGCGGGCACAGGCGGCGTGGCTGGCCGACGGCACCCTGCCGGGACCGCCCGAGTACGCCGACCTGGCGCGCACGGCGCTGCTCGACCTGCGCGCGCTCACGGTCGCCGGCGTGCCGGTGGCGGGCTGGTCGCCGCCGTGGCGGTACGTGTGGCCGCGGGACGCGGCGTTCGCGGCGGCGGCGCTCGCGCGCACCGGGCACGTCGCCGACGCGGAGGCGATCCTCGGCTTCCTGCAACGCGTCCAGGGCGCGGACGGCTCGTTCCACGCGCGGTACCGCGCGGACGCCGACGGCCCGCCGGACGGGCGCGGGCTCCAGGAGGACGGGCCGGCCTGGGCGCTGTGGGCGCTCGCCGAGGTCGCCGACGTGCGGCCTGCCGCGGTGACGACGTTCAACGCGCTGCGGGACCGGTCGGCAGCGCGGCTGGTCGCGCGGGCCGGGCTGCCGCCGCCCAGCAGCGACTACTGGGAACGCCCCGAACGCCGCCTCACGCTCGGCATCGCGGCGCCGGCGCTGGCCGGGCTGGACGCGGCGGCGTTCCTCTACGACCTGGCCGGCGACGAGGCGCGCGCGGCCGTGGTCGGCGCGGCGGCGGAGCGGACCGCGGCGGCGGTGGAGACGGCGTTCGGGCCGCGGTACCCGCGCTACGCGGGCACGCGGGACCGCGACGCGGCGGTGGCGTTCCTGCTGCCGCCGGTGCAGCGCCGCGACGTGCGCGGCGCGGTGGCGGCGCTGCACGCGACGGCGCGGGCGTTGCGCGCGCCTGGAGGCGGGCTCAGCCCGGGCGAGGCGTGGCGGGACGACGGGGTGTCGTGGACGCCGGAGACGGCGCTGTTCGCGCTCGCGGCGGCGGCGACCGGCGACACCGGCGCGGCCCGGCACCGGCTGGACTGGCTCGCCGCGCACCGCACGGCGGACGGCGCGATCCCGGAGAAGGTGCTCGCGGACGGCTCCCCCGCCGCCGTGGCGCCGCTCGCGTGGAGCGACGCCCTGGTGGTGCTGGCGCTGGTCGCGCTCGGCTGACGCGTAGGCTGTCCGGCGCACGGGACGGGGGCGCCATGGGCTGGATCACCCGGTCGGTCGAGGAGCACACACTGCTGTGGCTCCTCCTGTCGTCGCTCGTCGGCGGCATCATCGGGTCGGGCGTGAAGTTCCTCTTCGAGGACGTGCTGCGGCCCCGGCTGGGCACCCGTCGCGAGACCCGCGCCGTCACCAACCGGTACGCGACGCCCCTCGTCCGTTCCGCGGAGGCGCTCGAACGCCGCATCAACCTGCTGGTCATCAACGCCGGCCGCGACTGGTGGGCGACCTCCGAGTACTACCGCCTGAGCACGCTGTACGCCTTCGGCGAGCACCTGGCGTGGATCCGCCTGGTCGAGGAGGACGTCGGCTTCCTGCCGTTCGAGTCCTCGCGCAAGGGGCGGCAGTTCAGCCGCCGGCTCAACGGCGTGTTCCGGGCGCTGTCGAGCTGGACGTACTTCACCGGCTGCGCCGACACCGGCCGGGTGGACGCGTCGACCGTGCCCCGGCTGATGCTGACCGCCGTCGGCGAGGCGATGATCCGCGAGGACCGGAAGGGGCCGCGCCGGTTCACCGAGTTCGCGCTCGCCTACGGCACCGACCCGCAGTTCCGCCGGTGGTTCGCCGACCTGGA
This DNA window, taken from Mycobacteriales bacterium, encodes the following:
- a CDS encoding 3-hydroxyacyl-CoA dehydrogenase NAD-binding domain-containing protein, encoding MAYEEVVTEAKLRWVGDIALITLDNGFDHTRPNTFGPLGLASLDRALDEAFARDGVTAVCLTGKPFVFAVGADLGGVPEIATREEGLLVGREGHRVFRRLRDSAVPTFALVNGAALGGGLEVALHCHYRTISSGAAAIALPECFLGLIPGWGGTQLLPKLIGPDKALTVMVDNALAQNKMLKGPQAFSLGIADAMFEPADFLERSLEWVASVLAGKTTVERPAVDTGEAWTAAVERVRAGLDARLHGAAPAPYRALHLVELARTADLAEGFAAEDEALADLIFSEELRSGLYAFDLTQKRAKRPVGAPKEGARPVTKVGVVGAGLMASQLGLLFVQRLEVPVVLTDVDQARVDKGVGWIHEQLDGLLTKGRINADKAARLKGLVTGSLSKDAFRDADFVIEAVFEELKVKQQVFAECEEVVRPDCVLATNTSSLSVTQMASRLQHPERVVGFHFFNPVAVLPLLEIVRAERTDDATLATAFAVAKTLKKSAVLVKDAPAFVVNRLLTRFMGEVTKAVDEGTPFEVADHALDRLGLPMSPFLLLALVGPAVALHVAETMHEAFPERYYVSANLGRLVAAGKPGIYTWGPEGQQVDPEVAAMFSPPADATPLTADEVADRALAAMAEEIRLMLDDGVVAEAQDVDLCLLLGAGWPFHLGGITPYLDRTGVSEHVTGQRFLPKGVASLA
- a CDS encoding thiolase family protein, whose translation is MGGMTRSLRDVVFVDGVRTPFGIGKPTGQYAKTRADDLVIRCIRELLRRNPQLPPERVDEVAIAATTQIGDQGLTIGRTAALLAGLPRTVPGYAIDRMCAGAMTAVTTVASGIAAGMQDVAIAGGVEHMGRHPMGEAVDPNPRIISEKLVDPSALVMGATAENLHDRVPDITRERCDAFAAASQERARAAYEAGIIQRDLVPVATWSEGGWGLATADEPMRPGTTVEDLAKLKTPFRPHGRVTAGNAAGINDGATACLVTAAATAEELGLTPKMRMVGYAFAGVEPEVMGVGPIPSTEKALARTGLSIDDIGAFELNEAFAVQVLAFLDHFGIKDDDDRVNPYGGAIAYGHPLASSGVRLMTQLARRFEADPSIRYGVTAMCVGIGMGGTVIWERV